The DNA region taaaatagaagaaaacgAAAGGATAAGGATAATATAAAATCACAAATGATATTATCTCGATCTAGAGTATATTATATGATGATCGATAAGGACACATGGCTTCTACAAAATTTCTTTTATGCGACGAAACATGTATGCATCGGATGTGTTCCTGTCGTACCCCaaacttataattaaaaaagtatacCATAACCTATTTCTATGATTGATTGAGTAGTTTTAAATTCTTATCAATATCCATAATAAGAAAAACTAAGTACAACATTGCTGTCACCTaggaaattcaaaatttgaagtaACACAAAAGAAACGATTTCAAATTTGCCTTTTTTAAGTGATCCATTTCAAAACGAAACATGCATTGAGATCAACGCCGGTTTGGTAACTCTACGTTTTGTATACATAGAATTACTAAAAGGGTtaacagaaaattttaaaactcacCAGGAAACTTACGTTATATGCTTTGTGAATGACATATATTTTAACTACTGCCTCTGATAAAATTGATATTGCAAAAGGCATTGGAACTTACAGCGAAATTAATAAGAATTTGGCAGTACTTTAAACATCCAGAATAGAATAGAAGTATGCATCTAGAACAGGTAAGTCTCCTAACATAGACCATTGAAATTAGTTTCTCTGGATCACGACATTGGATGTTTGTTTAATCGATAGTTTTTGGGAAATCGCAATGCTTAGCGCCGaacaaaagaatcttcttcatgCTTCcctcccaaatttttttttgtttttcttgggcaaaaccaaaatttattatattgatcCCGAATAAACAATTTGccattttattattgttataactaaaatatctaAAGGGAATCGATATTGTCAGTGATCTAGATCAAGATCATAATATTATCAATCAATATCACTTGTTCCCAAAGATTCGATtaaaaacatataccataaaaagaaaaacaaagagattcaTTTTAAGCCgttgatttaaataataaaaacaccAGCTTGCTTCTTCAACTATTTACAGATTGTTGTTACATTAGTAAAAATCGAAAATTACTCTCTCTGTTACAAACCTCTGAAAGAAgctataccatttttttttttgttatatagcTCAATCAGGGTTACAGAGACTggtaataaaagaaagaacaaaaaaggaaatttttttacattttggtCTTCTTTTTTCAACTTTGACAAAATTTACCATCCATCTGATTCTGAACAGCTCTAACCGCAGCCACTCTTGCAGCCGTAGCAGCCTTGTTAGCTCCAGCCACGGCTCGGCTCACCTGCTCTTCTACCCGTCTCCGATTCACTGCCTTGTTCGCTGTTTCTCGAGCCGCCTGCAATTTTTCAAGTTAAAGTTATtcacttttttactttttgtgtgTCAATTCCAACAACAATCGAGTCAACAACTCGTGTctcaactaaacaaaaattaccTGAACCGCTCTAGAAACAGGCTCGCTCGTAAGAGGAAGAGAAGTTACAAGACTCCCTGAATCCCATTCACCAGATTTAGCATCACCTGTTCTAAACGAGTAAGCACCAAACCCTTGTTTACGACCTTCATGCCATGCTCCTTCATAACAATGTCCATTAGCAAACCGATACACACCAAACCCATGAATCTTATCTCCAAAATACTCCCCTGCATACTTATCTCCATTTCtaacaaaacacaacaccaaaacaaaattattacttttttgtcaaaacaagattcacccagaaaacaaaaaaacagagataacaTACCTGAAATGGTAAGATCCAAGACCATGTTTAACACCAAATCTAGACTCTCCAACATAAGAGCTACCATCAGCACAAGACTGAACACCAAACCCATGACTCTGACCATTGAACCATTCACCAGCATAACAATCACCAGTGTAGAATTTGTAAACTCCATAACCATGTCTAAGACCTTGCCTATACTGACCTTTATATCTACTTCCTCTAGCCCAGCTCTCAATCCCATGACCATCGTATCTCCCATCAACCCAGTCACCTTCGTAACGACCTCTCACGAAATAGTAATAAACTCCACTCCCATTACACTTCCCTTTGTGAAATTCACCTTCGTAGAAGTCTCCGTTACTGTAGAATTGAACACCTTCTTTCACGAATCGCTTCACAACCTTCTTCTCCGGTTTGTTGGTATCGTCTCCGATGTACCATTGTACCGGTTTAGATTTCGGGTTTCTTCCTTGGAACCCTAAGACTCTGGTGGTTTCGTCGCAGATTTGTTTGATTGCGATCACGGTTTGGTTTAGGAGTGCGATGTTCTTGGAAGCGAAGAAGAGAGCTACGGCGACGAAGATGAGAGCTAGCAATAGATTCTCTGATGTGAGGATCTCATCGGTTTGtgagaagacgacgacgaagaagaaggaggagaggctgaggaaagagagagagaccatgGTGAAAGCTAAACCGGGATTAATCCGAGTTAAACCGGTTTTAGGATTTGATGAACCGAATGGTTTAGGTGGTTTTCGTCtctgcttctcttctttctctccggCTTCTAGATCTTGTTGCTCGCCTTCCACGATTGAAGATAAGCTTTGGAAAGACGATCGGACATTTGAAGATGACCGGAGCAACGACGACTGCGTCCTCGTTAGCTTCGCCGCCTgtttctccattttcttcttccaaaaaaaacacaaaaacttcGAAACTGCCGATTAAACTTCTCCGGTCATAATCGATTTCTCCGGCGAGAGTACACTAATCGCTGCTTCGTCACCGTAAGTAGCATCACGCACGACTCTGTTAGTAAGAGGGAGGTTTGCgattactttttttataaacagtggttcttttttttaatttggctCTCTTCGTTGTTAATTTTTCCGGTACcggagaatttttttaaacggcGAAGctcagtgagagagagagaaagggagaggaAGCGAAGAAGAAATGGACCGGGTTTgggctttttaatttaaagagagaaagaaatgagATTAGATTTGATAAGAACCGTTGGATTAAGATCTGACGGTTGATTAAgtaaagaggagaaggagaacCGTTGGATGTTGTGTGACCGGTGATGATGGGAATATACATTGGTCGACGGATCCAAACATGAACGGTTTTTTAGCTTTTACTGTTGCAAAAGCTGGCACGTGCCATTAACTTTAACACAGTCTCtaataatatcttattatattaaagtattttttttttaattaccaaactgatttacagaaaaaaaaaagtctctccTTTTCGATAAAATTGTTAATGACATCAAAAGaaactttacatttttttttttaaataagatttGTTTCTATTCAACTAGGATTAGGGTAATATAGTTTTATctaaataaatcttttttttcaagcttatttaaattaatcataccttataaaacatacaaaatgtCACCACGATGCAAAATGCCACATACAAAACATAGGAATAACTTATGTTAACCagattaatattaatttatttagttagttaaattcaacttaatttttatatttgtcacagccaaaaaaacatttttggttaatttctttttaaaaataaattaacctataaatattttttcttcaaaattaccaattttttatacaaactaataatttattattataagattatCTTTAGATTAATACTCttaatagtttatttatattaatttcattACCTAAGTATAAAGGTAAATTGGTCAATTACAATCTAAACATAAACAATTAGTGGtacttaaataataataataacaattgtggtatttttgccATTTggcaatatatttttataaaactatttttagcAAGATTATAATACTTAATTTGGAGTATTATCTTCAGGTTGAAATAAAAACCAGATCAATTCAATGGATCTAAATTAAACTTTCCATCATAATGACATACATAAACATCACCCttggaggaaaagaaaaaaacatacataaacaTCACCCCTAAGCCAGATTTCTACTATTCATGCATATAGGAGTAGTAATAacttgtttgcacaaaaaaaaaaaaggagtagtAATAACTTAATTATATGTGTATGAACAACAACGTTTGAATTCATTTCATTTTTGGTAAGAAATCTGGTAGGTTATCTGCCAGCAGAATTGTTGAAACCCGCGATCAATTACTATCCAcggaatctgtttttttttttcaaacaaaatattaatggcaaagaaaataaaaaaaagagagcaggATGGTTGGATCTAATCAAATCGTGAACAACCTATTTTAATCAAACATCCTCGTTTGGTGTAGTTCGATGTTATTAGCCTCCGAGTTTAGTTAGTTATATTACACTGTTTGATCTAATTTATGGTATGGTTTAGAAAGTTCTATGAAAGTGTGTGtgtatggtatatatatatatataatagtttggttgttttgtaatagttagaaaaaatgaaacgtcgtagagactagagagtgGAACAATCTTTTTCTTACTAGTCAAATCACAACAACAATTTTAGTATAGTTGCCATGATATTACATAGTTCCATGTGATAGCTTTTTTAATTCATGACTGTACTTTTATTGCTAACAACGTTGGATTATAAAATGGATTAAAACAGGATATTATCATTTAAGCAAACATCTCTTTCAAATGAGATCTAAAGTCAAAACTCCTCATCCGTTTTAACTTTCGGCTACGATAAAGGCCAATTGCAACAGAGAGCCATGCGTATGCATTTTGGTCATTATATTCGAAATTATCACAGCTTAGCAAtctcctttcttttttactagtaaaattttaatatttgttatatcaAATTGGaatcatgtgaatttttcttttcagaaaTATGCAAAAACCCATTTTTCACAcataaaataatacatataaaaatgCTGTAAATATTAACGAATTTCTAAGTGAATGAAATGATCTGGATgatatttaaaccaaaaatgttatatatgtttagtaAATTACGTGGATAAAATGTAGTTGGCATGATCACATCCTACGCAGCATgtacaagaaaacaattaaagatttaaatcATGGAAGAGAAAGCACAATCATGATGTATTGTACTTCTTCCGTAACCTTCACACTTCGAAGCCTTATTCCCTTAACGACTCCCGTAACCAACTTGCAACAATATCAAAGGAAGAAACTGAGCTCCACGCAAGCATAAGCTTCAAAGAAAACCAAGAATAGAGAAGCAGAACATGCTTTTTGGGATTTCATTTAGACGAATTCGGCCCATTCCATTCAAAGCCCATAAGCTAATGATTTAagtaatctattttttttattgaaaaaaaagattgataacTTACATGgattatatgaataaaaataagacAACTTTTTATTTTCGAAAACTAAtgatgtgaaagaaaaaaaaaacaaatactccctctgtttcaaaatataagatgttttgagcgAAAACacgcaaattaaaaaataatcactttaaaaaagttca from Camelina sativa cultivar DH55 chromosome 3, Cs, whole genome shotgun sequence includes:
- the LOC104776311 gene encoding uncharacterized protein LOC104776311, which codes for MEKQAAKLTRTQSSLLRSSSNVRSSFQSLSSIVEGEQQDLEAGEKEEKQRRKPPKPFGSSNPKTGLTRINPGLAFTMVSLSFLSLSSFFFVVVFSQTDEILTSENLLLALIFVAVALFFASKNIALLNQTVIAIKQICDETTRVLGFQGRNPKSKPVQWYIGDDTNKPEKKVVKRFVKEGVQFYSNGDFYEGEFHKGKCNGSGVYYYFVRGRYEGDWVDGRYDGHGIESWARGSRYKGQYRQGLRHGYGVYKFYTGDCYAGEWFNGQSHGFGVQSCADGSSYVGESRFGVKHGLGSYHFRNGDKYAGEYFGDKIHGFGVYRFANGHCYEGAWHEGRKQGFGAYSFRTGDAKSGEWDSGSLVTSLPLTSEPVSRAVQAARETANKAVNRRRVEEQVSRAVAGANKAATAARVAAVRAVQNQMDGKFCQS